A portion of the Streptomyces sp. NBC_00376 genome contains these proteins:
- a CDS encoding YggT family protein produces the protein MGVALQVVYIALMCFLIVLIFRLVMDYVFQFARSWQPGKPMVVILEATYTVTDPPLKLLRRFIPPLRLGSVALDLSFFVLMIIVYILINVVIRL, from the coding sequence ATGGGCGTCGCACTGCAGGTTGTCTATATCGCGCTGATGTGTTTCCTCATCGTGCTGATCTTCCGGCTGGTCATGGACTACGTCTTCCAGTTCGCGCGTTCATGGCAGCCCGGCAAGCCGATGGTGGTCATACTTGAGGCCACCTACACTGTCACCGATCCACCGCTCAAGCTTCTGCGGCGGTTCATCCCGCCGCTGCGTCTCGGGAGCGTGGCACTCGACCTGTCCTTCTTCGTTCTGATGATCATCGTCTACATCCTGATCAACGTCGTGATCAGGCTGTGA
- a CDS encoding DivIVA domain-containing protein produces MPLTPEDVRNKQFTTVRLREGYDEDEVDAFLDEVESELTRLLRENEDLRAKLAAATRAAAQNQQQGMRKPEPQDRPGAPVPAAISGPPVQQQPPQMGPPQLPGGAPQLPAGPSGHGPGPQGQHGPGPQGPHGPGPMQGGPMGGPMGGPMGGHAPQQQMQQMQPPQMQQPGQGPGGDSAARVLSLAQQTADQAIAEARSEANKIVGEARSRAEGLERDARAKADALERDAQEKHRVAMGSLESARATLERKVEDLRGFEREYRTRLKSYLESQLRQLETQADDSLAPPRTPATASLPPSPSLAPAGAGAMGHAMGGNHGNQPMGGNPSMGGGPSYGGQQQMSPAMTQPMAPVRPQAPQPMQQAPSPMRGFLIDEDDN; encoded by the coding sequence ATGCCGCTGACTCCTGAGGACGTGCGGAACAAGCAGTTCACGACCGTCCGCCTCCGAGAAGGCTATGACGAGGACGAGGTCGATGCCTTCCTCGACGAGGTCGAGTCCGAGCTGACCCGCCTGCTCCGTGAGAACGAGGACCTGCGCGCGAAGCTGGCCGCTGCCACGCGTGCCGCCGCGCAGAACCAGCAGCAGGGCATGCGCAAGCCGGAGCCGCAGGACAGGCCCGGGGCACCTGTGCCCGCCGCCATATCGGGTCCGCCGGTCCAGCAGCAGCCCCCGCAGATGGGTCCCCCCCAGCTGCCCGGTGGTGCTCCGCAGCTGCCCGCCGGTCCCAGTGGCCACGGTCCTGGTCCCCAGGGCCAGCACGGCCCCGGTCCGCAGGGCCCGCACGGCCCCGGCCCGATGCAGGGCGGTCCCATGGGTGGCCCGATGGGCGGCCCCATGGGCGGTCACGCTCCGCAGCAGCAGATGCAGCAGATGCAGCCGCCGCAGATGCAGCAGCCCGGTCAGGGCCCCGGTGGCGACAGTGCCGCCCGTGTCCTCTCGCTCGCGCAGCAGACCGCCGACCAGGCGATCGCGGAGGCCCGTTCCGAGGCCAACAAGATCGTCGGCGAGGCGCGCAGCCGCGCCGAGGGTCTGGAGCGGGACGCGCGTGCCAAGGCGGACGCCCTGGAGCGGGACGCTCAGGAGAAGCACCGCGTGGCGATGGGCTCGCTGGAGTCGGCCCGCGCGACGCTGGAGCGCAAGGTCGAGGATCTGCGTGGCTTCGAGCGTGAGTACCGGACCCGTCTGAAGTCCTACCTGGAGAGCCAGCTGCGGCAGCTGGAGACCCAGGCGGACGACTCGCTGGCTCCGCCGCGGACCCCGGCGACCGCTTCGCTGCCGCCGTCGCCCTCGCTGGCTCCGGCCGGTGCGGGTGCCATGGGCCACGCCATGGGCGGCAACCACGGCAACCAGCCGATGGGCGGCAATCCGTCCATGGGCGGTGGGCCCTCGTACGGCGGCCAGCAGCAGATGTCGCCGGCGATGACCCAGCCGATGGCGCCGGTGCGGCCGCAGGCGCCGCAGCCGATGCAGCAGGCTCCTTCGCCGATGCGTGGGTTCCTGATCGACGAGGACGACAACTGA